In one Poecilia reticulata strain Guanapo linkage group LG8, Guppy_female_1.0+MT, whole genome shotgun sequence genomic region, the following are encoded:
- the crebbpb gene encoding CREB binding protein b isoform X2 — protein MADNLLDAGPPTAKRPKINSPISGSDGPDLVSLLDLENDLPDELILNGELGNGPSNCGPSGVPPGLNSAIPDAASKHKQLSELLRPGSSSILGGALSSGSPQQGGMVPSQLGAVLGKGPLGQGSPNHQSPQGQKGVSTGQGNGVMGFNQTMLNSGQGHGVMGQVGQVMNGAMGPAGRGRPGPGMQYQGQAMQGTQGGAGPGVGGSVLAETLTQGGPQMGXPHTMNAQQAGNMNKMVMSGAPFGQQYGQAGVQQMGTAGVNAQQLQNKTALSNNLPPFPADLKGAGNVPNMAQMQQQVASMGMVPGAGGVSGGPTADPEKRKLIQQQLVLLLHAHKCQRREQANGEVRACTLPHCRTMKNVLNHMTHCQAGKSCQVAHCASSRQIISHWKNCTRHDCPVCLPLKNASDKRNQQPMLSSPGASLQNAISTVGPGQPSATAINSAPTHIDPSSMQRAYAALGLPYGNHSPAQVQGQGPAQQNPQAHQQLRNMNPLGTNQMNQMAGGLGSHSSDQTGLLSDSSLPSSLNKQLLPDGSEVEGMGNLPAATPLSATGVRKAWHEHVTQGLRSHLVHKLVQAIFPTPDPAALKDRRMENLVAYARKVEGDMYESANSRDEYYHFLAEKIYKIQKELEEKRRSRLQKQPIMVGVPGPQQPXMAQPNSMGPAQAVRPPNGPATMPNMPNQMMNRMQVDQGISQFNPMAMQNAQMPQAPMGARAPSPMSHPQQMNMNSVMGMSPSRMPPNQGMMGNHANSMSQPAAQGQYLQQGQYPGAAGGAMNVNIGMGQTMSQATVAQQQQTSNLPLNALGSQLPSGPTTQPARGTPPPPSISQQQQQQHAPTQAQVPPQPSTPGSAVGPPSTPTHIPSSLPRPPAAMSTPPDPSQPLTPLQPPSEPPSQLQQPTSVQPQHPSTPLSQAAAGIDNRVPTPGSVAELSSQQALPDMSSSEVKSEVKEEEEEEEEDSKSGKKQNDVKMEQDDETKPSLVKKEETDAAEPKQEPMETDEKKPEVKVEPKEEEDGASNSTSAASTAQNRKKIFKPEELRQALMPTLEALYRQDPESLPFRQPVDPMVLGIPDYFDIVKNPIDLSTIKRKLDTGQYQEPWQYVDDIWLMFNNAWLYNRKTSRVYKYCTKLAEVFEAEIDPVMQGLGYCCGRKYEFSPQTLCCYGKQLCTISRDSTYYSYQNRYHYCEKCFNEIQGNSVNLGDDPAQPQTKISKDQFEKKKNDTLDSEPFVECKDCGRKMHQICVLHYDVIWPSGFVCDNCLRKSGKTRKENKFSAKRLQTTRLGTYIEDRVNKYLKRQNHPEAGEVFVRVVASSDKTVDIKPGMKSRFVDSGEMVASFPYRTKALFAFEEIDGVDVCFFGMHVQEYGSDCPFPNTRRVYISYLDSVHFFKPRVLRTAVYHEILIGYLEYVRKLGYVMGHIWACPPSEGDDYIFHCHPPDQKIPKPKRLQEWYRKMLDKAFAERIIHDYKDIFKQATEDRLTSANELPYFEGDFWPNVLEESIKELEQEEEERKKEENTASSETTEGVQADSKNAKKKNNKKTNKNKSSVSRSNKKKPGMPNVANDLSQKLYATMEKHKEVFFVIHFHSGPVINTLPPIMDPDPLLTCDLMDGRDAFLTLARDKHWEFSSLRRCKWSSMCMLVELHNQGQDRFVYTCNECKHHVETRWHCTVCEDYDLCINCYNTKGHEHQMVKWGLGIDDDSNSQGGEASKSPQESRRLSIQRCIQSLVHACQCRNANCSLASCQKMKRVVQHTKGCKRKTNGGCPVCKQLIALCCYHAKHCQENKCPVPFCLNIKQKLRQQQLQHRLQQAQMMRRRMATMAGRGMPMPSPPTSSAPETPTSVQQPNTPQTPQPMPNHPQQQQPPNPGNMGQGFPSNGRSSQPSTPVPQGKPGPQSSPLHQQLSPMPNMPHQQQAPPPQQPQQQQQQQQQQLLAAMKVAQQIEMAAKAKQQQQQQQQQQPGYAMNGMPMNQSRMMSPIQNQMQMMPGPRGPQVMQAVSQGQWGVGMQNAQGHQPLVPPQQGPMASQQAQGTPMSQQSPLMQRPMIPQQSGPQMPGVMPPQGPPQQGMTPQQPNMPRVMPGNITPSAVQELLHTLKSPSSPQQQQQVLTILKSNPHLMAAFIKQRAAKYQASQAAPQQQQQQQQVQQQNPQVLLGSQPGMQAMAAMNQMQRTGMAPQQQPPQLVGPQGMAPMGPQGQMMNTAQNGSPQYHRQLLRMQQMQQQGAMPQGHSQFPPQQQGPQGFSQLRXHQQMAMQGGSGPMGSVPPMSQMGQPGMGMEGIPNHLKQRMLQHQMMKQQMGSPGQANPMSPQPHLLQGQGQPGAHLPGQTMANTLGNQVRSPAPVQSPRPPSQQAPHSGSSPRIQPQPSPQHGALHSSSPHPSLGPMSGSMDQGHMGTPEQSAMLPQLNTPNRGGLSNDMNMVGDTTGDTLERFVEGL, from the exons ATCTTGTGTCGTTGCTTGATCTGGAAAACGACCTTCCTGATGAGCTTATCCTCAATGGAGAGTTGGGAAACGGGCCGTCTAACTGTGGTCCAAGTGGCGTGCCACCTGGTCTCAACTCGGCTATACCTGACGCCGCCTCCAAACACAAGCAACTTTCTGAGCTCCTGCGACCCGGAAGCTCGTCTATTCTGGGGGGTGCGCTCAGTTCTGGCAGTCCCCAACAGGGAGGCATGGTGCCGAGCCAGCTGGGTGCGGTGCTGGGCAAAGGGCCTCTGGGCCAGGGTTCGCCCAATCACCAGTCGCCCCAAGGCCAGAAAGGTGTTTCCACTGGACAAGGAAATGGAGTCATGGGCTTTAACCAGACGATGTTGAACAGTGGTCAGGGTCATGGCGTTATGGGCCAAGTGGGACAGGTCATGAATGGTGCTATGGGACCAGCAGGCCGAGGGAGACCTGGGCCTGGCATGCAGTACCAAGGCCAAGCAATGCAGGGGACACAAGGAGGCGCTGGACCTGGTGTTGGAGGAAGTGTGCTGGCAGAGACTCTGACCCAAGGAGGACCTCAGATGGGTGSACCGCACACCATGAATGCCCAGCAAGCTGGAAACATGAACAAg ATGGTGATGTCAGGAGCTCCGTTCGGCCAGCAGTATGGCCAGGCCGGGGTGCAGCAGATGGGGACAGCGGGGGTCAATGCCCAACAACTCCAGAACAAGACGGCCCTTTCTAACAACCTGCCCCCATTCCCTGCTGACTTAAAGGGAGCTGGGAATGTGCCAAACATG GCCCAGATGCAGCAGCAGGTAGCATCTATGGGCATGGTCCCAGGGGCTGGCGGCGTATCTGGAGGGCCGACTGCCGACCCTGAGAAACGAAAActcattcagcagcagctggtcctGCTGCTCCACGCACACAAGTGCCAACGGCGGGAACAGGCCAACGGAGAAGTGAGGGCCTGTACGCTGCCACACTGCCGCACCATGAAGAACGTACTCAACCACATGACTCACTGCCAGGCTGGCAAGTCCTGCCAGG tgGCTCACTGTGCATCATCCAGACAGATCATCTCTCACTGGAAGAACTGTACGCGGCACGACTGCCCCGTCTGCTTGCCTTTAAAGAACGCAAGTGACAAGAGAAATCAGCAGC CCATGTTGAGCTCTCCCGGAGCCAGCCTGCAGAACGCYATCAGTACAGTCGGACCCGGCCAGCCGAGCGCCACAGCCATCAACAGCGCTCCCACACACATCGACCCCAGCTCTATGCAGAGGGCCTACGCAGCCCTGGGCCTCCCGTATGGGAACCATTCCCCTGCTCAGGTCCAGGGTCAGGGTCCAGCTCAGCAGAACCCCCAGGCGCACCAGCAGCTGCGAAATATGAACCCACTCG GCACTAATCAGATGAACCAGATGGCAGGAGGCCTGGGTAGCCATTCCTCGGACCAGACGGGCTTGCTCTCCGACTCCTCACTCCCCTCCTCGCTCAACAA GCAGCTACTGCCAGATGGATCAGAGGTAGAAGGTATGGGAAACCTCCCCGCTGCCACCCCTCTCTCTGCTACAGGGGTAAGAAAGGCCTGGCATGAACACGTGACTCAGGGCCTGCGCTCCCATCTGGTGCACAAACT AGTACAAGCCATATTCCCGACCCCAGACCCTGCAGCTCTGAAGGACAGGCGAATGGAGAACTTAGTGGCTTACGCACGCAAAGTTGAGGGAGACATGTATGAGTCGGCAAACAGCAGG GATGAGTACTACCACTTCCTGGCAGAAAAAATTTACAAGATccagaaggagctggaggagaagagaCGCTCGCGTCTGCAGAAACAGCCCATCATGGTGGGCGTGCCGGGACCCCAGCAGCCTRGTATGGCTCAACCCAACAGCATGGGGCCTGCACAGGCCGTTCGACCTCCAA ATGGACCTGCAACAATGCCCAACATGCCAAATCAGATGATGAACCGTATGCAGGTGGATCAAG GAATCAGTCAGTTTAACCCAATGGCGATGCAGAATGCACAGATGCCTCAGGCACCCATGGGAGCGAGGGCTCCTTCCCCAATGAGCCATCCGCAGCAGATGAACATGAACTCTGTG ATGGGCATGTCTCCATCCAGGATGCCCCCGAACCAAGGCATGATGGGTAATCATGCCAATAGCATGTCTCAACCAGCCGCCCAAGGCCAGTACCTGCAGCAGGGTCAGTATCCTGGTGCTGCAGGTGGAGCCATGAATGTGAATATAGGCATGGGTCAAACTATGTCACAGGCTACCGTTGCACAG caacAACAAACCTCTAACCTCCCTCTGAATGCACTGGGCTCCCAGTTGCCCTCTGGACCCACCACCCAACCCGCCCGGGGCACACCCCCTCCACCCAGCATCAgtcagcagcaacagcagcagcatgctCCCACACAGGCCCAGGTGCCGCCGCAGCCCTCCACTCCTGGCTCTGCAGTAGGACCCCCCTCCACCCCAACCCACATTCCAAGTAGCCTTCCTCGCCCCCCTGCAGCTATGAGCACTCCCCCTGACCCCTCCCAGCCTCTGACACCCCTGCAGCCTCCCTCTGAGCCCCCCAGCCAGTTGCAGCAGCCCACCTCTGTGCAGCCTCAGCACCCTAGTACACCG TTGTCCCAGGCTGCTGCCGGTATCGATAACAGAGTACCCACTCCTGGCTCCGTGGCTGAGCTGAGCTCCCAGCAGGCCCTGCCTGACATGAGCAGCTCCGAGGTCAAATCCGAAGTCAAAGAGGAAGAAGARgaggaggaggaggacagcaAGTCTGGGAAAAAGCAAAATGATGTAAAGATGGAA CAGGACGATGAAACCAAACCCTCCCTGGTGAAGAAGGAGGAAACGGATGCAGCAGAACCAAAGCAGGAACCGATGGAGACGGACGAGAAGAAGCCAGAGGTGAAGGTGGAACCCAAAGAAGAGGAGGACGGTGCGTCCAACAGCACATCAGCCGCTTCYACTGCTCAGAACCGCAAGAAAA ttttcAAGCCAGAGGAGCTGAGACAAGCACTGATGCCCACTCTTGAGGCCCTCTACAGACAAGACCCCGAGTCTCTACCCTTCAGGCAACCTGTAGACCCCATGGTGCTTGGCATTCCT GACTACTTCGACATAGTGAAGAACCCCATCGACTTATCCACCATCAAACGCAAGCTGGACACGGGTCAGTACCAGGAGCCGTGGCAGTACGTGGACGACATCTGGCTCATGTTCAACAATGCATGGCTGTACAATCGCAAAACGTCACGCGTCTATAAGTACTGCACCAAGCTGGCCGAGGTGTTCGAAGCCGAGATTGATCCCGTCATGCAGGGTCTGGGCTACTGCTGTGGCAGGAAG TACGAGTTTTCGCCTCAGACGCTTTGTTGCTACGGCAAACAGTTGTGTACCATCTCCAGAGACAGCACCTACTACAGCTACCAGAACAG GTATCACTATTGTGAGAAGTGCTTCAATGAGATCCAGGGTAACAGTGTGAACTTGGGCGACGACCCGGCACAACCGCAGAC gaaaatatctaaagatcagtttgaaaagaagaaaaatgatacGTTGGACTCTGAACC GTTTGTTGAATGTAAAgactgtggaagaaaaatgcatCAGATCTGTGTGCTGCACTACGATGTCATTTGGCCCTCTGG CTTYGTGTGTGACAATTGCCtgagaaaatctggaaaaacaagGAAGGAGAACAAGTTCTCAGCAAAAA GRTTGCAGACTACAAGGTTGGGGACGTACATTGAAGACAGAGTAAACAAGTACTTAAAAAGGCAGAACCACCCGGAAGCTGGTGAAGTGTTTGTGCGAGTTGTTGCCAGCTCTGATAAAACTGTGGATATTAAGCCTGGCATGAAGTCTAG GTTTGTAGACTCMGGTGAGATGGTGGCGAGCTTCCCTTACAGAACCAAAGCACTTTTTGCATTTGAGGAAATCGACGGCGTGGACGTTTGTTTCTTTGGCATGCATGTACAGGAGTATGGCTCAGATTGCCCTTTTCCAAACACAAG acgGGTTTACATATCATACCTCGACAGCGTTCACTTCTTCAAGCCACGTGTGCTGAGGACTGCAGTGTACCACGAGATCTTGATAGGCTACCTGGAGTATGTGAGGAAACTTGG GTACGTAATGGGTCACATTTGGGCCTGCCCACCAAGTGAAGGAGATGATTATATTTTCCACTGCCACCCTCCGGACCAGAAGATCCCTAAACCCAAAAGGCTGCAGGAGTGGTACAGGAAGATGCTTGACAAGGCGTTTGCAGAGAGGATCATACATGATTACAag gaCATTTTCAAGCAGGCAACAGAAGACAGGCTGACCAGTGCCAAYGAGCTGCCATACTTTGAGGGCGACTTTTGGCCTAATGTGCTGGAGGAGAGCATCAAGGagctggagcaggaggaggaggaaagaaagaaggaggaGAACACGGCCTCCTCAGAGACAACAGAG GGAGTCCAGGCTGACAGCAAGAATGCCAAAAAGAAGAATAATAAGAAAACCAACAAGAACAAGAGCAGCGTCAGCCGATCCAATAAGAAGAAGCCTGGCATGCCAAACGTAGCCAATGATCTGTCTCAAAAACTCTACGCCACCATGGAGAAACACAAGGAG gtGTTTTTTGTAATTCACTTCCATTCGGGGCCTGTCATCAACACCCTCCCACCTATCATGGACCCCGACCCTCTGCTGACCTGCGACCTCATGGACGGCCGTGACGCCTTCCTGACTTTGGCCAGGGACAAGCACTGGGAGTTCAGCTCGCTCAGAAGATGCAAGTGGAGCTCCATGTGCAtgctggtggagctgcacaACCAGGGCCAGGACCGCTTTGTCTACACATGCAATGAATGCAAGCACCATGTGGAGACTCGCTGGCACTGCACTGTTTGTGAG GACTATGACCTGTGCATTAACTGCTACAACACTAAGGGCCACGAGCACCAGATGGTGAAGTGGGGCCTGGGTATCGACGACGACAGCAACAGTCAGGGCGGCGAGGCCTCAAAGAGTCCTCAGGAGAGTCGGCGCCTCAGCATCCAGCGCTGCATCCAGTCTCTGGTGCACGCCTGCCAGTGCAGGAACGCCAACTGCTCACTAGCGTCCTGCCAGAAGATGAAGCGGGTGGTTCAGCACACTAAGGGCTGCAAGCGCAAGACCAACGGTGGATGCCCAGTGTGCAAGCAGCTGATTGCTTTATGCTGTTACCATGCCAAGCACTGTCAGGAGAACAAGTGTCCAGTTCCGTTCTGCCTCAACATCAAGCAGAAGCTTCGTCAGCAGCAGTTGCAGCACAGGCTGCAGCAGGCCCAGATGATGCGCCGCAGAATGGCCACCATGGCTGGAAGAGGTATGCCGATGCCATCTCCACCTACCTCATCTGCTCCAGAAACCCCCACGTCTGTGCAGCAACCTAACACGCCCCAGACTCCGCAGCCCATGCCTAACCACCCTCAGCAGCAACAACCACCAAACCCCGGCAACATGGGCCAAGGGTTCCCCAGCAACGGCCGCAGCAGTCAGCCCTCCACGCCTGTGCCGCAAGGTAAACCTGGGCCACAGTCATCGCCGCTCCATCAGCAGCTGTCCCCTATGCCTAACATGCCGCATCAGCAGcaggctcctcctcctcagcagccgcagcaacaacagcagcagcagcagcagcagctgctggcagCAATGAAGGTGGCGCAACAGATCGAGATGGCGGCAAAGgcgaagcagcagcagcagcaacagcagcagcagcagccaggttACGCCATGAACGGGATGCCCATGAACCAGTCACGCATGATGAGCCCCATTCAGAACCAAATGCAGATGATGCCGGGTCCCCGGGGCCCCCAGGTGATGCAGGCTGTGTCGCAGGGTCAGTGGGGTGTGGGAATGCAGAATGCCCAAGGCCATCAGCCACTGGTCCCTCCTCAACAAGGCCCCATGGCCTCMCAGCAGGCTCAGGGAACCCCCATGTCTCAGCAGTCCCCGCTCATGCAGAGGCCAATGATCCCACAGCAGTCGGGTCCCCAAATGCCTGGGGTCATGCCTCCTCAGGGGCCCCCCCAACAGGGAATGACACCGCAGCAGCCAAACATGCCACGGGTAATGCCTGGAAATATTACGCCAAGTGCCGTGCAGGAACTACTGCACACCCTCAAGTCTCCAAGCTCcccacagcaacagcagcaggtgCTGACCATTCTTAAGTCCAATCCCCACCTCATGGCGGCTTTCATCAAACAGAGAGCGGCCAAGTACCAGGCCAGCCAGGCGGCRccacagcagcagcagcaacagcaacagGTCCAGCAGCAGAACCCTCAGGTCCTGCTGGGCTCCCAGCCTGGGATGCAGGCCATGGCAGCTATGAACCAAATGCAGAGGACCGGGATGGCTCCGCAGCAGCAGCCTCCTCAGCTGGTGGGCCCCCAGGGTATGGCCCCGATGGGTCCTCAAGGCCAGATGATGAATACGGCTCAAAACGGAAGCCCTCAGTACCACAGACAGCTGCTCCGGATGCAGCAGATGCAGCAGCAGGGGGCCATGCCTCAGGGCCACAGCCAGTTTCCCCCCCAGCAGCAGGGGCCCCAAGGCTTCTCCCAGCTCCGCRCGCATCAGCAGATGGCTATGCAAGGGGGCTCCGGTCCGATGGGGTCGGTTCCTCCCATGTCGCAGATGGGGCAGCCCGGCATGGGTATGGAAGGGATCCCGAACCACCTCAAGCAGCGCATGCTTCAGCATCAGATGATGAAGCAGCAGATGGGCTCTCCTGGGCAGGCCAACCCAATGAGTCCTCAGCCTCATCTGCTGCAGGGCCAAGGCCAGCCTGGAGCTCATCTACCTGGTCAGACCATGGCCAACACCCTGGGAAACCAGGTCCGCTCCCCGGCTCCGGTGCAGTCGCCCCGGCCGCCTTCACAACAAGCCCCCCATTCCGGTTCCTCCCCGCGGATACAACCCCAGCCTTCGCCGCAGCACGGGGCTCTCCACTCCAGCTCCCCTCACCCAAGCCTCGGCCCCATGTCGGGCTCTATGGACCAGGGACACATGGGAACGCCTGAGCAAAGCGCAATGCTCCCACAGCTGAACACACCAAACCGAGGAGGGCTGAGCAACGACATGAACATGGTGGGCGACACGACAGGAGACACGCTAGAGAGGTTCGTTGAAGGATTGTAG